In Toxoplasma gondii ME49 chromosome VIII, whole genome shotgun sequence, a single genomic region encodes these proteins:
- a CDS encoding hypothetical protein (encoded by transcript TGME49_271840) gives MVVACVGFGGSASPLFSFSSRMVNLKGCSKECFLSGCRGRGPLSPELTRDALSMRETLMRRRVQFLRTQSEAARAAESGEQQPTAIVSRRDSLVVSRTRRLGCSASPHLPPRPCSSSAQTTGPAHRLERWKSHLESRPSCVAGGAGQSLTPECTDSSACLPSRYAAVRTRSYSQLRTPLFSPASASTPGAYARICPPFTVPFASREEEKKVLMTLHAVQQYDDDTKLSLKVFHLQELAQTSMTFSQLSLDERFLRLLRDIHANAKDLSPAQLQALAVSCRELNLNGADIMWKTVARHIVRLTKSPSAPVSGITFSQVAHAMSCFASKKAEVQRHLRHMLKYILQGSRRLNEHDIVCVLYTLRRYNCNATETDGRSDWPYLRCLRLCASIVESRLADFHPRFLVYIIYEFALTGVVPWRLVYRSNNLIKQSVHRLSDKELALYVLASSKYCLLDTQLLKRIGRRLSDDALNFQFSNASLSMLLYGFASMNFREKNLIKLCCERIQKAACTLEEITVAQLAYALGRLGVREEATWKALAKAAADCMDCMSPAEISSTVHAAGKVGFADERLFSAVVEHATKLQVAFSTQQLLNLLDGLALAGFFHQQLYQTLLDNFVQSGGEDDIRGVNQLRRVMFTILLEFSSFLENVPQSIQLLAEQHQQPFLEHQHQPYHPELKACFEEMDFDASVLSSKGAYTFDAKIKIGPNAGSPKKTVALDLLSEGNYCPISGELLGVARLKRRHMKILGWKYVDVRRKTWLKLRTREERCNALRDAIATQILC, from the exons ATGGTCGTTGCCTGTGTAGGCTTCGGGGGAAGCGCGTCccctttgttttccttctcttccagaATGGTGAACTTGAAAGGGTGCTCGAAGGAATGCTTCCTCTCGGGCTGTCGGGGTCGAGGGCCTCTTTCGCCTGAGCTGACTCGCGACGCTCTCTCGATGCGGGAAACGCTGATGCGCCGCCGAGTCCAGTTTCTTCGAACGCAGTCCGAAGCTgcaagagctgcagagagtgGTGAGCAGCAGCCGACCGCGATTGTGAGTCGTCGGGATtccctcgtcgtctctcgaaCTCGTAGACTTGGTTGCAGCGCATCTCCACATCTGCCCCCACGGCCGTGTTCTTCGTCAGCTCAGACAACAGGACCCGCACACAGACTCGAAAGATGGAAAAGCCATTTAGAGAGTAGACCATCGTGTGTGGCTGGCGGTGCCGGCCAGTCGTTGACGCCGGAGTGTACTGACTCCTCAGCCTGCCTTCCCTCGCGCTACGCTGCTGTGAGGACGCGGTCCTATTCGCAGCTGCGAACGCCACTGTTTTCGCCAGCGTCGGCGTCCACCCCCGGAGCGTACGCGCGAATCTGTCCGCCATTCACAGTACCCTTTGCGTCtcgcgaagaggagaagaaggtgctGATGACTTTGCATGCTGTCCAACAATACGACGACGACACGAAGCTGTCACTCAAGGTGTTTCACCTCCAAGAGCTCGCTCAAACCAGCATGACGTTCAGCCAACTGAGCCTGGATGAGAGattcctccgtctcctgcGCGACATCCACGCAAATGCCAAAGACCTGTCTCCTGCTCAGCTCCAGGCCCTTGCTGTCTCATGCCGAGAGTTGAATTTGAACGGCGCGGATATCATGTGGAAAACGGTAGCGCGACACATTGTTCGACTCACGAAA AGTCCGTCGGCACCAGTCAGCGGAATCACCTTCAGTCAGGTGGCCCACGCGATGTCCTGTTTCGCCAGCAAAAAGGCTGAAGTCCAGAGACACCTGAGGCACATGCTGAAGTACATCCTGCAGGGGTCGCGCAGACTTAACGAGCACGATATCGTCTGCGTCCTTTACACTCTCCGGAG GTACAACTGCAACGCCACAGAAACAGATGGACGATCCGATTGGCCGTACCTCCGTtgcctccgcctctgcgCGTCCATTGTGGAAAGCCGCCTTGCGGACTTTCACCCCCGTTTTCTAGTGTACATTATCTATGAGTTCGCTCTCACTGGCGTTGTACCATGGCGATTGGTTTACCGGTCAAACAACTTAATCAAACAGTCTGTTCATCGCCTATCGGACAAAGAGCTGGCCCTGTACGTTTTGGCATCGTCCAAGTACTGTCTTCTGGACACGCAGTTACTCAAGCGCATCGGCAGACGACTCAGCGACGATGCGCTGAACTTCCAGTTTTCCAACGCCAGCTTATCGATGTTGTTGTACGGCTTTGCCTCAATGAATTTCCGCGAAAAGAATCTAATCAAGCTGTGCTGCGAAAGGATACAAAA gGCTGCATGTACCCTCGAGGAGATCACGGTCGCCCAACTGGCTTACGCGCTCGGCAGGCTTGGTGtgcgcgaggaagcgacatGGAAGGCGCTGGCAAAAGCGGCAGCG GATTGTATGGACTGTATGTCACCCGCGGAAATATCGAGcacggtgcatgcagcagggAAAGTTGGCTTTGCAGACGAAAGGCTTTTCTCCGCCGTCGTCGAACACGCGACAAAACTGCAG GTTGCATTCAGTACGCAACAACTACTGAATCTCTTGGATGGCCTCGCGCTCGCGGGGTTTTTCCACCAG CAACTTTATCAAACTCTCCTCGACAACTTTGTACAAAGTGGTGGAGAGGACGACATCCGTGGTGTCAATCAGCTACGCCGTGTGATGTTCACCATCTTGCTAGAG TTCTCCAGCTTCCTGGAAAACGTCCCTCAGTCGATCCAGCTGCTTGCCGAACAGCATCAACAGCCGTTTTTGGAACACCAACACCAG CCTTATCATCCGGAGCTAAAAGCGTGCTTCGAAGAGATGGATTTTGATGCAAGCGTGCTAAGCTCCAAGGGCGCCTACACGTTTGACGCGAAGATTAAGATCGG CCCGAATGCTGGCAGTCCGAAAAAGACCGTCGCGCTGGACCTCCTAAGTGAAGGCAACTACTGCCCCATCAGTGGAGAATTACTAGGTGTCGCGAGGCTGAAGAGGCGCCACATGAAAATTCTCGGTTGGAAATACGTAGATGTGCGAAGGAAGACATGGCTTAAGCTTCGCACAAGGGAAGAAAGGTGCAACGCGCTCCGCGATGCCATTGCCACTCAGATTCTTTGTTAG
- a CDS encoding hypothetical protein (encoded by transcript TGME49_271850~Signal peptide predicted by SignalP 2.0 HMM (probability 0.981) with cleavage site probability 0.655 at residue 28), with the protein MDRAFAPKMKVAFVTAALAASLDSECCAYSVVRGNLDREPPAHPLDEEYPVNTLDVKAPKARQIMYEEGVPDVFPVNQPGEQYLPDSHNDYAEYVIVNSPNTTVRNFGTNANKNVLINNARGPVRVEFSTHAPSTATLKTFDNTGTAMVEGQPPSLA; encoded by the exons ATGGACAGAGCCTTTGCACCAAAAATGAAGGTGGCTTTCGTGACAGCGGCACTTGCCGCTTCTCTTGATAGCGAATGTTGCGCGTACTCTGTTGTTAGAGGAAATCTGGACCGTGAACCACCGGCACATCCTCTAGACGAGGAGTATCCCGTCAACACTCTCGACGTTAAAGCTCCTAAG GCGCGGCAAATCATGTATGAAGAAGGCGTCCCGG ATGTCTTTCCTGTGAATCAACCAG GGGAGCAATACCTGCCAGATTCCCACAATGACTACGCAGAGTACGTCATCGTGAATTCGCCGAACACGACCGTGCGCAACTTTGGCACAAACGCGAACAAGAACGTTCTAATTAATAACGCCAGAGG ACCAGTGCGCGTCGAATTCTCGACTCATGCCCCTTCAACAGCGACCCTAAAA ACATTCGATAATACGGGAACAGCCATGGTGGAAGGGCAGCCGCCCTCACTCGCGTGA
- a CDS encoding tRNA (Uracil-5-)-methyltransferase (encoded by transcript TGME49_271860~Predicted trans-membrane domain (TMHMM2.0):20-43), with protein sequence MSPRSSPKHGRSCHSDGTWRLVIIIIYSLVLNVLSSCSAFRVGSRYHFPTSGHLSARSLERLGVCNGTPPCSVIRDDTARKERRWSFKLPLRLIKSHQKTSRTPSQVVLYASLDGHNSAATPPAHDGTSIDNVKRDQYRPSDGDIVLVHIQFIIDTGEGFGSICFGGDRCVSDCGHPDHKAGCCDPQPSRSLESGLKQTEIATAFARHENPASPSSSSVADPPDDRNAPPQCQGKHGKPVFVPFSIPGEYVWVRIHKALAQHSIGFIVAYVNAPSPRRVTSPCPYFGACSGCQYQHMPLSMQHEVKRGHVQGVLCRLAGLPESATVNPVLSNNERGGYHYRSKITPHYTFYQAGSLPAVGYNDVRYPRRVLEIESCKLALRSVNEKLAEIRKQIAVQAQAVSPDAAEARQKGATVLLRDTGLNSVTSDPGTLCASTGIDGLHCWYRAGDFFQVNRRVLPLLVSHVREQLRDLREVPGQQPPHRRLLDCYCGVGLFALACHDDFDEVVGFDVCSSSIELAKYNAQFNSKWRARFEVSDAKNFFESFSAGHSSSDKSRLFVVLDPPRKGCDSEFLLSLLKLKPERIVYISCHPATQARDLKAVLPLYTVKNIQPFDMFPHTRHIECVITLERSTKQYTPEQPHGCPIPATHKIAKARKTEGIPSETHGWYTRT encoded by the exons ATGAGTCCCAGGTCGAGTCCGAAGCATGGACGCAGCTGTCATTCCGATGGGACTTGGCGTCTTGTAATCATCATAATTTATTCTCTGGTGCTGAATGTACTTTCATCATGTTCGGCATTTCGTGTGGGAAGTCGCTACCACTTTCCGACTTCCGGGCACCTGTCAGCGCGATCACTAGAGCGCCTAGGCGTGTGCAACGGAACTCCGCCCTGCTCAGTCATTCGCGATGACACGGCGCGAAAGGAGCGCCGTTGGTCTTTCAAGCTCCCTCTGAGGCTTATTAAATCACACCAGAAAACTTCCCGTACCCCATCGCAGGTGGTTCTTTATGCATCACTCGATGGCCACAACTCCGCGGCTACTCCGCCTGCTCACGACGGCACCAGCATCGATAATGTGAAAAGAGACCAATACCGGCCGTCCGATGGCGATATAGTCCTAGTCCATATTCAGTTCATTATTGACACAGGTGAAGGGTTCGGGTCAATCTGTTTTGGAGGCGACAGATGCGTCTCAGACTGCGGGCACCCTGACCATAAAGCGGGGTGCTGCGACCCTCAACCATCAAGATCTCTCGAGAGTGGACTGAAGCAAACAGAAATAGCGACAGCTTTTGCTCGTCATGAAAATCCAGCCTCACCTTCATCTTCGTCTGTGGCTGACCCTCCTGATGACCGAAACGCTCCTCCTCAGTGTCAAGGGAAGCACGGGAAGCCTGTTTTTGTTCCTTTCTCAATACCCGGTGAATACGTCTGGGTGCGAATCCACAAAGCACTTGCGCAGCACAGCATTGGATTCATTGTCGCTTACGTCAacgcgccttctcctcggcgGGTGACATCTCCATGTCCCTACTTTGGAGCGTGCAGTGGATGCCAATATCAGCATATGCCACTGTCAATGCAG CATGAGGTAAAACGAGGTCATGTCCAAGGCGTTCTCTGCCGACTGGCTGGTTTGCCCGAGAGTGCAACCGTAAATCCGGTTCTGTCGAACAACGAGCGTGGAGGATACCACTACAGGTCAAAAATCACCCCTCACTACACGTTTTACCAAGCGGGTAGCCTTCCGGCGGTGGGGTACAACGACGTGCGATATCCGAGACGA GTTCTCGAAATTGAGTCTTGTAAACTGGCCTTGAGGTCGGTCAACGAGAAGCTTGCTGAGATCCGCAAGCAGATCGCCGTTCAAGCTCAAGCTGTGTCCCCTGACGCAGCAGAAGCGCGGCAAAAAGGTGCAACGGTTTTGTTACGTGATACAG gttTGAATTCCGTCACAAGCGACCCCGGGACACTATGCGCATCCACTGGGATCGATGGCCTTCACTGCTGGTATAGAGCAGGAGACTTCTTCCAAGTCAATCGTCGCGTTTTGCCTCTTCTG GTTTCGCACGTGAGGGAACAACTCCGCGATCTGCGTGAAGTCCCTGGACAGCAACCTCCCCACCGTCGCCTCCTTGACTGTTACTGCGGTGTCGGACTCTTCGCCTTGGCATGCCACGATGACTTCGAT GAAGTGGTTGGTTTTGACGTATGTTCATCAAGCATAGAACTGGCAAAATACAATGCACAGTTCAACTCCAAGTGGAGAGCGCGTTTCGAGGTCAGCGACGCGAAGAACTTTTTTG aATCCTTTAGCGCGGGGCACTCGTCCTCGGACAAGAGCCGTTTGTTTGTTGTTCTTGACCCGCCAAGAAAAGGATGCGATTCCGAGTTCTTGCTCAGCTTGCTCAA GCTGAAACCGGAACGAATTGTGTACATATCATGCCACCCGGCAACGCAG GCGAGAGATTTGAAAGCTGTTTTGCCCCTGTACACGGTGAAGAACATTCAGCCTTTCGACATGTTTCCTCACACGCGACATATCGAATGCGTTATCACCTTGGAGCGATCCACTAAACAGTACACTCCAGAGCAACCTCACGGCTGTCCGATTCCAGCTACTCATAAAATCGCcaaggcgagaaaaacagaaggaaTCCCTAGCGAGACACATGGCTGGTACACGCGCACTTGA
- a CDS encoding lipoyltransferase and lipoate-protein ligase subfamily protein (encoded by transcript TGME49_271820): MSLVPTSRAALRPPLPFVRKSVFSPSSTASCLVHSFQTKKEGSCSGDAPWFPRNCSSPRKSPNSHCSPAALRESWSSRTPALSYGQGKAAFSTSRDVSSSRDLHILSSASSDIVENLAAECFLADVLGRGRGLVTSVGGSGTKRDEAQTQRAGFRAPLLFLWRNDKTIVIGRHQNAWSECNIQKMEENGVKLARRYTGGGAVYQDLGNTCFTFLDPLAMHNKERNNRIILRALEKAFGIAGAASGRNDLVAADGRKFSGAAYSKLPHGWLHHGTVMREVDCEALGRYLTPSKEKLESKSVKSVAARVVNLKTLHAGITHENLCSAIVDSFVEEYGSAAAEDVVRGMEPVEKLRIEGTESCMRDHPVFRNHVETLSNWEWRYGHSPAFERALSRRFPWGTFDVHVNVSQGSVTDVKVFSDCLFPDLVDAFTEAIRGCRFTESELKRAILAIKLEKVSPELDSHLREFADWLSTATQE, from the exons ATGTCCCTCGTACCCACGAGTCGGGCGGcgcttcgtcctcctctgccCTTTGTTCGCAAATCTGTGTTTTCTCCAAGTTCCACCGCCTCCTGCTTGGTCCATTCTTTTCAGACAAAAAAGGAGGGTAGTTGCTCTGGCGACGCTCCGTGGTTTCCGCGTAACTGCTCCTCTCCAAGGAAGAGTCCAAACTCTCACTGTTCGCCTGCCGCGCTGCGTGAGTCTTGGTCGTCGCGGACTCCTGCCCTTTCCTACGGGCAGGGAAAGGCAGCTTTTTCGACTTCCAGGGATGTGTCGAGCTCGAGAGACCTCCacattctctcttctgcttcctcagaCATCGTCGAAAACCTCGCAGCAGAATGCTTTCTCGCTGACGTCCTTGGGCGGGGTCGAGGCCTGGTGACCTCCGTCGGTGGGAGCGGCACGAAGAGGGACGAGGCGCAAACTCAGAGGGCAGGGTTTCGTGCGCcgctcctctttctgtgGAGAAATGACAAAACCATCGTCATCGGGCGACACCAGAATGCCTGGAGTGAATGCAACATTCAAAAAATGGAGGAAAATGGTGTGAAGCTCGCTCGACGCTACACAGGAGGCGGCGCTGTGTACCAG GACCTGGGGAACACATGCTTCACTTTCCTGGACCCTCTGGCGATGCACAACAAGGAGCGAAACAACAGAATTATTTTgagggcactggagaaggcCTTCGGCATTGCAGGTGCAGCGAGCGGGAGAAACGACTTGGTGGCTGCCGATGGCCGCAAG TTTTCAGGCGCGGCGTACTCGAAGTTGCCACACGGCTGGCTGCACCACG GCACGGTGATGCGGGAGGTGGACTGTGAGGCTTTGGGGAGATACCTGACGCCGAGCaaggagaagctggagagcaAAAGCGTGAAGAGCGTTGCAGCGCGCGTGGTGAATTTGAagactctgcatgcaggaatTACGCATGAAAAC CTGTGCAGCGCCATCGTCGATTCGTTTGTCGAGGAGTACGGGtcggcggcggcggaggaTGTCGTCCGCGGAATGGAGCCTGTAGAGAAACTCCGAATTGAGGGAACCGagtcgtgcatgcgcgaccaCCCGGTCTTCAGAAATCACGTTGAGACCCTCTCCAACTGGGAGTGGCGATACGGGCACAGTCCTGCCTTTGAGCGCGccctctctcgtcgctttccCTGGGGAACTTTT GATGTTCATGTCAATGTCTCCCAAGGATCCGTGACAGATGTGAAAGTCTTCTCGGATTGTCTCTTCCCTGATCTCGTGGACGCCTTCACTGAGGCCATTCGGG GCTGTCGATTCACGGAGTCGGAATTGAAGCGCGCCATCCTCGCCATCAAAC TGGAGAAGGTCTCTCCAGAACTCGACAGTCACCTGAGGGAGTTCGCAGACTGGCTGTCGACGGCGACTCAGGAGTGA
- a CDS encoding zinc carboxypeptidase superfamily protein (encoded by transcript TGME49_271870~Predicted trans-membrane domain (TMHMM2.0):19-39:1191-1214), which translates to MTGDAVPSIARRFRAWRPTAFLLLACPYLNLLLSSFSWASSSEESPSSLTTHVGSRDLVESADSVEVLSPLATTSQLFSSVSVSSLSSASADGVSPSVTASLPSKHLSSSSTQPAASSPKSLSSSPRSAAYRPSLPRLAPHLSNARPPPSSLSSPSAVSSSLDIPSSSSSSSSSFSSPFFPSSPSLPSSSSASSSFSSSSRGQVAITSFAFSSSSAISRNASAPVSFESFIPRSLSANATVASGARPSEASSSAEDPRGVVNDPFFLLDHGSMPYGYPTYDEAFRMMNQLLQTYGPSLISEHRIGHSFEGRPIVAFRVGGLLKRRGGASVSPSLSPPVPSPLGGGSAAPGQTREQRSSDESPLSASGERKQDEEFPEILLTGLHHAREPMSMTMCIYFMARLLRDCQAGEAEAVYLMHLREFWVVPFLNPDAYVAIEKTGNTQLRKNRRRFSSEGRPAHAKLEDEGVDLNRNYAFHFLLAQSEGSDDYGGPFPFSEPETAAVKFLVEQYRRSSPPTPPPPASPSSASSSELHRMIDFSPPQSSSFLEDLGRFEVALNFHTYGEVWTRPFNCCKEMPLPRWAQRAFEELQVSLAIPTLNSAPNIAVLGYPTQGEADDWLLHEHNVLSTSPEIGWEEGSFWQTVGKQRESLEVNFARIVTAAVKAGSELGVRLSLGWRHFPPSDGEKEMGEETVSKLEGGDDFLREPDGEEERGFRRSLRRRIRERNERNVEEPTDNTTSTGATSNVLQNAVPSDRLAFVEETLKQKGWKSILELQANATVSMHVIEVVNTGLLPLHGSATLLFLTGLPLFSSPLVATSLSSLFTSVEDAAASAPSPLRSRLEPRFTGSRSKIELPPPEALRTFQAFQSYQSSLSPSRSPSSPSSRSPSPSPSRSPSPSSGLNDLRWGVLDEERADEPAGEKGEDWYFLAFDEKWKTVFPVSVVSPSSRFVEGDATEEGPELPGLLVEIPSAVRGRDFDSGDAGVVRVHLLLLETKSDAAFPPEFSPRSERRPSQERSASSRDRRRSQRPAVGACVLETGPRELKLSPQSGEASEARTVPLFCRCGAVKTEAEEADLSGVEHEGDFKWISLPLFLENNASSRLCAASLRLASRRSSSASAASSSVSFSLASYISSYISASLSSYFSPYISAVFSSLETPGGRNEGRRLEGRWRGDCFLGDLDAPLLYANRRSSVSFAALLLLTLFLVLGLALRLRFRSRGVHAAAKEVLADAGISGAAAWLRAQTYFLCCCLQMFFRRPCRQRIPPILMDEGGTSLHATRGRRSCQNPRSASHLGCSSQAWREKSSRRNRNARSLPAVARTGL; encoded by the exons ATGACGGGTGACGCGGTGCCGTCAATAGCTCGCAGGTTCCGCGCATGGAGACCCACCGCCTTTCTGCTGCTGGCTTGTCCCTACCTGAATCTGCTTCTTTCGAGTTTCAGCTGGGCATCCAGTTCAGAAGAaagtccttcttctctcaccaCACACGTCGGTAGCCGGGACCTCGTCGAGTCCGCCGACTCCGTAGaagttctgtctcctctggctACCACGAGCCAGctgttctcttccgtctcggtctcctccctttcctcgGCTTCGGCCGATGGTGTCTCGCCGTCTGTCACTGCTTCCTTGCCTTCGAAGcatctttcgtcttcctccacacagcctgcagcttcttctccaaagtctctttcctcttccccgcGATCAGCGGCTTATCgtccctcgcttcctcgtctcgctcCTCATCTTTCCAACGCTCggcctcctccctcttctctttcctcgccttctgccgtgtcttcctctttggatatcccttcttcttcctcatcttcctcgtcgtctttctcttcccctttctttccttcttccccttctcttccgtcttcctcatctgcctcttcttctttttcttcttcctcgagaggCCAGGTTGCCATCACTTCGtttgccttttcttcctcctctgctaTCAGTCGCAACGCGtcggcgcctgtctccttcgagtCCTTCATTCCGCGCAGCTTGTCCGCCAACGCCACAGTTGCCTCTGGCGCGCGTCCCAGCGAAGCTTCGTCGAGCGCAGAAGATCCTCGAGGAGTGGTGAACGAtccgttcttcctcctcgaccATGGATCTATGCCGTATGGCTATCCAACTTACGATGAAGCCTTTCGCATGATGAATCAGTTGCTTCAGACCTACGGGCCTTCTCTTATCTCTGAGCACCGCATCG GTCACTCTTTTGAAGGTCGTCCGATTGTCGCCTTCCGTGTCGGCGGCTTGCTGAAGCGCCGGGGAGGTGCCTCGgtctcgccgtctctgtctcctccggtTCCCTCGCCTCTGGGAGGCGGGAGTGCAGCTCCAGGGCAAACTcgagagcagcgaagcaGTGACGAGAgccctctctctgcgagtGGCGAAAGAAAGCAGGACGAGGAGTTTCCTGAGATTCTCCTCACAGGCCTCCATCATGCCCGGGAACCGATGAGCATGACCATGTGCATCTACTTCATGG CTCGGCTTCTGCGGGACTGCCAAGCAGGGGAGGCCGAGGCCGTGTACTTGATGCACTTGCGCGAGTTTTGGGTTGTGCCTTTCCTCAATCCGGACGCGTATGTGGCGATCGAGAAGACTGGAAACACACAGCTCCGCAAAAACCGCCGACGCTTTAGCTCCGAGGGTCGACCGGCTCATGCGAagctcgaagacgaaggcgtcgACCTAAACAGAAACTATGCGTtccacttccttctcgcgcaATC TGAAGGAAGCGACGACTACGGAGGTCCGTTCCCCTTCAGCGAGCCAGAGACGGCAGCAGTGAAGTTCCTTGTGGAGCAGTATCGACGTTCGAGTCCGCCAACGCCGCCTCctcccgcgtctccctcgtctgcctcgtcttccgaGCTTCACCGCATGATCGACTTTTCGCCTCCGCAgtcgtcttcgttcctcgAGGACTTGGGCCGCTTTGAGGTTGCCCTCAACTTCCACACTTACGGCGAAGTCTGGACGCGACCGTTCAACTGCTGCAAAGAGatgcctctgcctcgctggGCGCAGAGAGCCTTCGAGGAACTCCAAGT ATCTCTGGCTATTCCAACTTTGAACAGTGCACCGAACATCGCGGTTTTAGGGTACCCTACTCAGGGGGAAGCTGACGACTGGCTGCTACATGAACACAACGTGCTATCGACTTCGCCGGAAATTGGGTGGGAAGAAGGCAGCTTTTGGCAGACCGTCGGCAAACAAAGAGAGTCTCTGGAAGTCAATTTCGCAAGAATCGTCACGGCGGCTGTTAAGGCGGGAAGCGAGCTGGGTGTGCGCCTCAGTTTGGGGTGGAGACACTTTCCGCCGTCGgacggggagaaggagatgggggaggagacagtttcAAAGCTCGAGGGTGGCGACGACTTTCTTCGGGAgccagacggagaagaagaacgcggctTCAGGCGAAGCTTAAGGCGCAGGATTCGAGAGCGAAATGAAAGGAACGTGGAAGAACCTACCGACAACACCACCTCGACGGGGGCGACGAGCAACGTCCTCCAAAACGCTGTGCCGAGCGATCGGCTGGCGTtcgtggaggagacgctgaaGCAGAAAGGTTGGAAGTCGATTCTCGAGTTACAG gCGAACGCCACAGTCTCTATGCACGTCATCGAGGTGGTGAATAC cggcctcctgcctctccacGGATCTGCCACACTTCTCTTTCTAACCggccttcccctcttctcttcccctcttgtcgcgacttctctctcctccctgttCACGAGTGTGGAGGACGCGGCCGCTTCCGCGCCGTCCCCCCTGCGCTCGCGCTTGGAGCCTCGGTTCACTGGCAGTCGATCGAAAATCGAATTGCCTCCTCCGGAGGCCCTGCGCACCTTCCAGGCTTTCCAGTCTTACCagtcttccttgtctccttctcgctctccttcttctccttcttctcgctcgccgtctccttctccttctcgctcgccgtctccttcttctggtTTGAACGATCTGCGTTGGGGTGTCttggacgaggagagagccgACGAACCggctggagagaagggagaggatTGGTATTTCCTAGCGTTTGATGAGAAGTGGAAGACGGTTTTCCCCGTTTCTGTGGTCTCGCCCTCGAGTCGCTTCGTCGAGGGAGACGCGACGGAGGAGGGTCCTGAGCTTCCAGGA TTGCTAGTCGAGATCCCCTCGGCCGTTCGCGGCCGTGACTTTGACAGCGGCGACGCTGGCGTTGTGCGTgtgcatcttcttctgctcgagacgaagagcgatGCTGCCTTTCCTCCCGAGTTTTCTCCGCGTTCGGAGCGCCGGCCATCTCAGGAGAGATCCGCCTCTTCCCGAGACCGACGTCGCTCTCAGCGTCCTGCTGTcggtgcatgcgtcctcGAGACTGGACCGCGTGAGCTCAAG cTTTCACCTCAAAGCGGAGAAGCGTCCGAGGCGCGAACCGTGCCGTTGTTTTGCCGCTGTGGGGCCGTGAAGactgaagcagaggaagccgacCTGTCTGGAGTCGAGCACGAAGGCGACTTCAAGTGGATTTCTCTCCCG ctCTTCCTCGAAAACAACGCATCCAGTCGTCTCTGTGCCGcatctctccgtctcgcctctcgccgttcttcttctgcctccgcggcctcttcttcggtgtcgttttctctcgcttcctaCATTTCTTCGTAcatttctgcctctctttcttcctacTTCTCTCCATACATTTcggctgtcttctcttcgctggaGACACCTGGAGGACGAAACGAAGGGAGACGCCTAGAGGGTCGGTGGCGAGGAGACTGTTTCTTAGGAGATCTGGACGCTCCTCTCCTCTACGCCAATCGCAGATCTTCTGTGTCG TTCGCCGCTTTGCTGCTGCTCacgctcttcctcgtcctcggtTTGGCCCTGCGCCTGCGATTCAG GTCTCgcggcgtgcatgcagcggccaAAGAAGTCTTGGCGGATGCTGGCATCTCAGGAGCTGCGGCTTGGCTTCGCGCGCAGACATactttctctgttgctgcCTGCAAATGTTCTTCCGCAGGCCTTGCAGACAGAGAATCCCGCCCATCTTGA TGGACGAGGGCGGCacttcgctgcatgcaacgcggGGACGGAGGAGCTGCCAGAATCCCCGATCGGCATCACACCTCGGTTGCTCTTCGCAGGCAtggcgcgagaagagcagtCGACGAAACCGAAACGCCCGATCACTCCCCGCCGTCGCGAGAACCGGCCTGTGA